One part of the Parachlamydiales bacterium genome encodes these proteins:
- a CDS encoding cytochrome b N-terminal domain-containing protein gives MAAFQGKKRESWGEYLLNLPSLFVRSIFRHNYPNNDVDRSEIVFKNFFLHFHPVKCHKHSLDPFYTLGLGAITTSLFLLLTITGVILMFFYIPTEDRAYDIMKDWQTTTPFAMMYRNMHRWSAHLMVLFVFLHMSRVFYTGSYKNTRRFNWVIGCTLMVLTLLLSFTGYLLPWDQLAFWAITVGSNIAGYAPNLPGFEYNVNRVMLLASTNVGQDALIRFYVLHVAFLPLLAGILIGVHFWRIRKDGGLSRPPDKLRPDPLRVIQRSDTKESFAPGVKRTYGLMELVRGTCPTVDKGPYNFVFTWPHLLRAEMICFLLTTALILGLSFIDAPLEEPANPTKPPNPSKAPWYFLGLQEMVAYNAFWGGVGIPGLMVLGLMAIPYLDRNPKGEGVWFHRSRYLAIFLYTLFMISQALLIIIGTYFRGANWGWIWPWTENFARH, from the coding sequence ATGGCAGCATTTCAAGGTAAAAAAAGAGAATCCTGGGGAGAATATCTTCTCAATCTACCCTCTCTATTCGTTAGGTCCATCTTCCGGCATAACTACCCTAACAACGATGTGGATCGGTCAGAGATAGTATTTAAAAACTTCTTCCTCCATTTCCATCCTGTCAAATGTCATAAGCATTCCTTGGACCCCTTTTACACCTTAGGATTGGGCGCGATCACTACCAGTCTTTTCCTACTTTTGACTATCACCGGCGTTATTTTGATGTTCTTCTATATTCCGACTGAAGACCGCGCGTACGACATCATGAAAGATTGGCAAACCACGACACCGTTTGCGATGATGTACCGCAACATGCACCGCTGGTCAGCCCACTTAATGGTTTTGTTTGTTTTTCTGCATATGTCCCGAGTGTTTTATACGGGATCCTATAAAAATACACGCCGCTTTAACTGGGTCATCGGGTGCACTTTGATGGTGCTGACTTTACTCCTTTCATTCACCGGATACCTGTTGCCTTGGGATCAATTAGCTTTCTGGGCGATTACCGTGGGATCGAATATTGCAGGCTATGCGCCTAACCTTCCGGGTTTTGAATATAACGTCAATAGGGTCATGCTCTTAGCGTCTACAAATGTCGGCCAAGATGCTTTGATCCGCTTCTACGTATTGCATGTGGCTTTCCTGCCCCTTTTAGCAGGAATCCTCATCGGTGTGCATTTTTGGCGCATCAGAAAAGACGGCGGACTCTCCCGTCCACCCGATAAATTACGTCCGGATCCATTACGGGTCATCCAAAGATCAGACACAAAAGAATCTTTTGCCCCGGGAGTAAAAAGAACCTATGGCTTGATGGAACTTGTGCGCGGCACCTGTCCCACTGTCGATAAGGGACCTTACAACTTTGTTTTCACTTGGCCGCACCTGCTACGGGCTGAGATGATCTGCTTTTTGTTGACGACAGCGCTTATACTAGGGCTATCATTTATTGATGCTCCCTTGGAAGAGCCGGCCAACCCTACAAAACCGCCCAACCCTTCTAAAGCCCCTTGGTATTTCTTAGGACTGCAAGAAATGGTTGCATACAATGCATTTTGGGGTGGTGTAGGCATTCCGGGATTAATGGTGTTGGGCTTGATGGCGATTCCTTACCTCGACCGCAACCCTAAGGGCGAGGGAGTATGGTTTCACCGCAGCCGTTACCTAGCCATCTTCCTTTACACACTTTTTATGATATCACAAGCCCTTCTGATTATTATCGGTACATATTTCAGAGGCGCAAACTGGGGCTGGATATGGCCATGGACAGAGAATTTTGCACGACACTAA
- a CDS encoding FAD-dependent oxidoreductase has protein sequence MSYDEDIPPPYRELYDVVIPDLDYYLRQIDCRDGCPVNTDPRGYMIALHAGNLMEGYKIARGPNPFASICGMICGAPCESTCRRDRVDKTLTIRAQKRYLDEWFGLGKEAHIRSLEMSYARGSTNPAPNGLKVACIGAGVASLTCAHDLLRLGYAVDVYEMMRMPGGMLTYGVPTYRLKNTVALNEIAAIEHLGAKIYYNMKVGRDITLNQMEEQYDAIFIGVGLWKSRELPIPGADGPDIIRGIEYLRVLCAEQKWKIKDNMVVVGGGNVAFDVARSSRRNGATKVTMVCLESRDEQTADEFEIEDGIEEGIELINRLSPIAVERDEYGNITGLRVQRISSLFDHNGRFMPKLIPDTQFVIPCNTVALAIGQATDTSFMNGWDNKDKLVLDRGIIKTERGSGRTTVPKVYAGGDAAFGPALFITGIRHGQEAARAIDSDLRNTQPYQEFVGEFTELTPIRDKEYLRTQWSLPQMQPANERVNNWDMVERNYTSEEAHQQSNRCLQCHVSPVFDGTLCIKCNGCVDVCPTNCLKLVPIEKLNVDYGEAVLRQAVDNFYGVDSASMSDEELHKMGSAMLKDEDLCIRCGLCAEKCPTQAVTMDSMNYSFRWIG, from the coding sequence ATGTCCTATGACGAAGATATTCCACCTCCTTATCGCGAGCTTTACGATGTCGTCATCCCTGACTTAGACTACTATTTACGGCAAATCGATTGCCGCGACGGATGTCCCGTGAATACAGACCCTCGCGGCTATATGATCGCCCTCCATGCCGGAAATTTAATGGAAGGCTACAAAATTGCGCGCGGCCCTAATCCATTTGCTTCTATCTGCGGGATGATCTGTGGCGCCCCCTGCGAATCCACCTGCCGCCGCGACCGTGTAGATAAAACCCTGACTATCCGCGCCCAAAAACGATACCTGGACGAATGGTTCGGACTAGGTAAGGAGGCGCATATACGCTCCCTAGAGATGAGCTATGCACGCGGTTCAACCAACCCCGCTCCGAATGGGTTAAAAGTCGCTTGCATTGGGGCAGGTGTTGCTTCGCTCACCTGTGCGCACGATCTGCTCCGTCTAGGCTATGCTGTCGATGTCTACGAGATGATGCGGATGCCGGGAGGTATGCTCACCTATGGAGTTCCTACCTACAGGTTGAAAAATACTGTCGCCCTAAACGAGATAGCTGCCATTGAACATCTAGGGGCTAAAATCTATTATAACATGAAAGTCGGCCGCGATATTACGCTGAATCAAATGGAAGAGCAGTATGACGCTATTTTTATCGGAGTAGGTTTATGGAAGAGCCGCGAACTGCCCATTCCCGGGGCTGACGGGCCCGACATTATCCGCGGCATCGAATACCTCCGCGTCTTGTGCGCTGAGCAAAAATGGAAAATTAAAGACAACATGGTGGTGGTTGGCGGTGGAAACGTAGCTTTCGACGTTGCCCGCTCTTCGCGACGTAACGGTGCAACCAAAGTCACGATGGTGTGCCTAGAATCACGGGATGAACAAACCGCTGATGAATTTGAAATTGAAGATGGCATTGAAGAGGGGATTGAGCTGATCAATCGCTTGTCTCCTATTGCTGTGGAGAGAGATGAATATGGCAATATCACAGGATTGCGAGTGCAGCGTATTTCCTCCCTATTCGACCATAACGGCCGGTTTATGCCTAAGCTGATTCCGGACACCCAATTCGTCATTCCTTGCAACACGGTAGCGTTAGCCATTGGACAAGCCACCGATACCAGTTTTATGAACGGCTGGGACAACAAAGATAAATTGGTGCTAGATCGAGGCATCATCAAAACCGAGCGAGGATCGGGCCGTACTACTGTTCCCAAAGTCTATGCCGGTGGCGATGCTGCCTTTGGCCCTGCGTTATTCATCACAGGGATCAGACACGGCCAGGAAGCCGCGCGCGCGATAGACTCCGACTTACGAAATACACAGCCCTACCAAGAGTTTGTGGGGGAATTTACCGAGTTAACACCTATACGTGATAAAGAATACCTACGCACTCAATGGTCTCTCCCTCAAATGCAGCCTGCAAATGAAAGAGTCAATAATTGGGATATGGTTGAACGCAACTATACCTCCGAAGAAGCGCATCAACAATCAAACCGTTGCTTACAATGTCATGTCAGTCCTGTTTTTGATGGAACTCTATGTATTAAATGCAATGGCTGCGTGGATGTCTGCCCTACCAACTGCCTTAAGCTTGTCCCTATTGAAAAATTGAATGTCGACTATGGCGAGGCTGTACTTAGACAGGCCGTAGATAATTTCTACGGGGTGGATTCAGCATCAATGAGTGATGAGGAATTGCATAAAATGGGCTCTGCCATGCTAAAGGATGAGGATTTATGCATCCGCTGCGGGTTATGTGCTGAAAAATGCCCAACACAAGCTGTGACCATGGATTCGATGAATTATTCTTTCCGCTGGATCGGTTGA
- a CDS encoding Rieske 2Fe-2S domain-containing protein, with product MPKYRNSLNVDPDDKDPAISRRSFLALMGVGACILGAGQLFGASFLGFLYPNAMKIPPSVFAIGRPDEVLALEGKVFNPQQKVFIETQAGKIRVQTAVCTHLGCTVNMVATGYACPCHGSTYDQYGRNTGGPAPLPLVYFKVFLGASGDIMVDKSKTTLDWADAWFSPIA from the coding sequence ATGCCAAAATACCGCAACTCACTCAATGTCGACCCTGATGATAAAGACCCGGCCATATCGCGGCGCTCATTTCTAGCTTTAATGGGAGTAGGGGCCTGCATTCTCGGTGCCGGGCAATTATTTGGAGCCTCCTTCTTAGGGTTTCTGTATCCGAATGCAATGAAAATTCCCCCTAGCGTATTTGCCATCGGCAGACCGGATGAGGTTCTGGCATTAGAAGGGAAGGTATTTAACCCGCAGCAAAAAGTTTTTATTGAGACGCAGGCGGGGAAAATCCGTGTGCAAACAGCTGTCTGCACTCACTTAGGCTGCACAGTGAATATGGTAGCTACAGGGTATGCCTGCCCTTGCCACGGATCAACATATGATCAATACGGCAGAAACACAGGCGGTCCTGCACCCTTACCATTGGTCTATTTCAAGGTATTCTTAGGTGCTTCAGGCGATATTATGGTAGATAAGTCAAAGACAACACTGGATTGGGCCGACGCTTGGTTCTCTCCCATAGCTTAA
- a CDS encoding c-type cytochrome yields the protein MRLRSNTSQWILIASGVLVTALFAGFLLKELFPEYKIYQDAYVELENFRAEYSHQPPPDFALGIKQIVMEKADKGNPNIDRCISCHVALQFTHFSPTKIAKDINGNTIYNADGTPLLVPNEEYVWGHLDAAIAELTDSKKNEQLNATGESAQVTQRLKQAETYLKLKTTTVGEHTYDMTKVLAMHPLIGKETRPFEFHSLDDYGCTSCHSGNGRGLTTVSAHGPVFDGTYEEQYLGPEPDFLEKDPQNDPKFAYVFNHKPGHDLLYQTTPLFPGGLIEAKCVQCHQPSSQALQALTNTAGSLAQNRSKIAKSIQKALSNEEQETLSLLTLLNSLEKKGLDTTLKDLQLSVQDYSQSPEQQQFKTAQLSSLKHIVDANPSSGLESTTLFLQNRLIQILGNEKLIVSLNKAIAKNQTLEEFIAATRSNSDAKGSLYQKWDAVQYEKDLVKHAGLADLSFRQTVQNTETAEALSSDIDALLNTYNKGYSLYLTQACYACHRIAGMARGGVGPELTYAGSSYPWFVKESIVWPQADLKTSTMPNFHLDHNELEALVTFLLGQNGRNKTVSDAAYKIAIQQWEAGKKLDWEKPVSPEKIQDVRYGMKVFATEGCSACHRLEGFDSNVGYAVQKDEKVPFEKVYAEQKWFRSLFPEVITGKKLIEVVEAYSAEIDKHIVDNVRKNGIIEEIEASSPGTIEALYPSFIFASRAKNNEYLDKGTDSEKELHAWKDRIHRVLMVYIQEYGLGRLIGPRPNWSGVYRSDTWLMEHFRNPSSLVAKSIMPVFPFDDTKFYTLTYMLDALGRKNRDAVHAIWNATGFNPELAYDLHCSQCHGTYRQGNGPVAEWIYPIPKNLRNPEFMRNLTPKRAKESIRLGILGTPMPSWGETPKDKLGYDGIPVLNEQQISLLVDWMFNQLPGGTVIQNEQDTPKWEYSPQDVIKELKDEGGQKKIEPKQSQLSAKQPIDTRYLFAALTPSAGKVQEDNSIAQYFDTLPNDPHKADAESYYIKKKFYTPQNLEEGKRFYEIHCAICHGRDADGSGIRAAIMTEAKPRMLNNLNWLHTRDDLRLLRSIKYGVPGTAMTPWGDQTTSLLRMQLVMYIRTLSEQADHRSELLSALYHTYDRSIQTVTLARKDSSEKLSQTEKTYYKLLTARREANQSVAEGKLSPEQAAEIYKTELQALSQLNSLRNVDKTYEDIRLSLLKQKDMMLNLGSKIINNLQTIPLLETYIKAIHLGSDNFTLTKNGLVVELGDDAEKREQYKNEIIAFIDQKISGFLKKAEELEKLPEEPETQKNLHALKADQDNLLKIKYRVISDFAELNRMDIQQVQLYQSLFNKKAP from the coding sequence ATGCGATTGCGATCGAATACATCCCAATGGATCCTCATAGCTTCAGGAGTGCTTGTCACTGCACTTTTTGCAGGTTTTTTGTTGAAAGAGCTTTTTCCTGAATATAAAATCTATCAAGATGCCTATGTCGAACTTGAAAATTTCCGTGCTGAATACTCACATCAACCTCCACCGGATTTTGCCTTAGGGATCAAACAAATTGTGATGGAAAAAGCGGATAAGGGAAATCCAAATATCGATCGCTGCATTTCCTGTCACGTCGCTTTGCAGTTTACCCACTTCTCTCCCACCAAAATCGCTAAAGATATCAACGGCAATACTATCTATAACGCTGACGGTACGCCTCTACTCGTTCCTAATGAAGAATACGTCTGGGGTCATTTAGATGCAGCCATCGCAGAGTTGACCGATAGCAAAAAAAACGAGCAGTTGAATGCTACCGGCGAATCAGCCCAAGTTACACAACGGCTAAAACAAGCTGAAACCTATCTAAAATTAAAAACGACTACGGTAGGTGAACATACCTACGATATGACTAAAGTCCTTGCCATGCACCCCTTGATCGGCAAGGAAACACGCCCTTTTGAATTCCACTCTTTGGATGATTACGGGTGTACGTCATGCCACAGCGGAAACGGTCGCGGCCTGACAACCGTAAGCGCCCACGGCCCTGTATTTGATGGCACTTACGAAGAACAATACCTTGGACCCGAGCCGGATTTTTTAGAGAAAGATCCCCAGAACGACCCCAAATTTGCTTATGTATTTAATCACAAACCAGGTCACGACCTATTATACCAGACAACACCCTTGTTTCCGGGTGGACTGATCGAAGCAAAATGCGTCCAATGCCACCAGCCCTCATCACAGGCGCTGCAAGCATTAACAAATACTGCCGGATCCTTAGCTCAAAATAGGTCAAAGATTGCTAAATCGATCCAAAAAGCATTGTCCAATGAAGAGCAGGAAACACTTTCCCTCCTGACATTGTTGAACAGTCTGGAAAAAAAGGGATTAGATACTACATTAAAAGACCTTCAGCTTAGCGTCCAGGATTACTCCCAATCTCCTGAACAGCAGCAATTTAAAACAGCTCAGCTAAGCTCTTTAAAGCATATTGTAGATGCTAATCCTAGTAGCGGATTAGAATCTACAACCCTATTCTTACAAAACAGGCTAATACAAATTCTAGGGAATGAAAAGCTCATTGTATCTCTTAATAAGGCCATTGCCAAAAATCAAACCCTAGAAGAATTCATTGCAGCAACCCGTAGCAACTCCGATGCTAAAGGATCTTTATATCAAAAATGGGATGCTGTCCAATATGAAAAAGACCTCGTCAAACATGCCGGATTAGCTGACCTGTCATTTAGACAAACTGTTCAAAATACGGAAACAGCCGAGGCCCTTTCATCTGATATCGATGCCCTGTTAAATACCTACAATAAAGGCTATTCCCTCTACTTAACCCAAGCTTGCTATGCCTGCCACCGTATTGCCGGTATGGCCCGCGGAGGCGTGGGTCCCGAACTAACCTATGCAGGCTCATCCTATCCCTGGTTTGTTAAAGAATCTATCGTATGGCCCCAAGCTGACCTGAAAACCTCAACGATGCCGAACTTCCATCTCGACCATAATGAACTAGAAGCATTGGTAACATTCTTATTGGGGCAAAATGGACGTAATAAAACCGTTTCTGATGCTGCCTACAAGATAGCCATACAGCAGTGGGAAGCCGGAAAAAAACTGGATTGGGAAAAACCTGTTTCACCCGAAAAAATCCAAGATGTGCGTTATGGAATGAAAGTCTTTGCAACAGAAGGATGTTCTGCCTGCCATCGCCTGGAAGGGTTTGATTCCAACGTAGGATACGCCGTACAAAAAGACGAAAAAGTCCCTTTCGAAAAGGTTTATGCCGAACAAAAATGGTTTCGCTCTCTCTTTCCAGAGGTTATTACAGGAAAAAAACTCATAGAAGTTGTGGAGGCCTATTCTGCAGAGATCGATAAGCACATCGTCGATAATGTCCGTAAAAACGGCATCATTGAAGAGATCGAAGCATCCTCACCCGGAACAATAGAAGCTCTCTACCCCTCTTTCATCTTTGCTTCACGCGCAAAAAACAATGAATACCTCGATAAGGGTACCGACAGTGAAAAAGAACTCCATGCATGGAAAGACCGTATCCACCGCGTCTTAATGGTTTATATCCAAGAATATGGTCTAGGAAGATTGATAGGACCGCGTCCCAACTGGTCGGGTGTATACCGCTCCGATACTTGGCTCATGGAACACTTCCGCAATCCTTCCTCTTTGGTTGCTAAATCGATCATGCCCGTCTTTCCTTTTGACGATACTAAATTTTACACTCTAACTTACATGTTGGATGCTCTTGGACGTAAAAACAGAGACGCCGTCCACGCTATCTGGAATGCCACCGGGTTTAATCCTGAACTAGCCTACGACCTGCATTGCTCGCAATGCCACGGAACCTATAGGCAGGGTAATGGCCCCGTTGCGGAGTGGATCTACCCCATTCCCAAAAACCTCCGCAACCCCGAATTTATGCGTAATTTAACTCCTAAACGGGCTAAAGAATCTATCCGACTCGGAATACTTGGAACGCCGATGCCGTCTTGGGGTGAAACACCCAAGGACAAACTTGGTTACGATGGTATACCTGTACTGAATGAACAGCAGATCTCGCTACTTGTTGATTGGATGTTCAACCAACTGCCGGGGGGCACAGTAATCCAAAATGAACAGGATACGCCTAAGTGGGAATACTCCCCTCAAGATGTCATAAAAGAGCTGAAAGACGAAGGCGGCCAAAAGAAGATAGAGCCTAAGCAAAGTCAACTGAGCGCCAAGCAGCCTATTGATACGCGCTACCTGTTTGCGGCCTTAACGCCCTCTGCCGGTAAAGTACAAGAAGACAATTCCATCGCTCAATATTTCGACACCCTTCCTAATGATCCACATAAAGCAGACGCTGAAAGCTATTATATTAAGAAAAAATTCTATACTCCCCAGAATCTAGAGGAAGGAAAACGATTCTACGAAATCCATTGCGCTATCTGCCACGGACGTGATGCTGACGGCAGCGGCATCCGCGCAGCTATAATGACAGAAGCGAAACCACGTATGCTTAACAACTTAAACTGGCTGCACACCCGCGACGACCTGCGTCTGTTACGGTCCATTAAGTATGGCGTCCCGGGTACTGCTATGACGCCCTGGGGTGATCAGACAACATCTTTACTGCGGATGCAATTAGTAATGTATATCCGGACCCTAAGTGAACAGGCAGACCACCGCTCCGAGTTACTATCAGCTTTGTATCATACGTATGATAGATCTATCCAAACTGTCACCCTTGCGCGAAAAGACAGTTCTGAAAAACTGTCCCAAACAGAAAAAACCTATTACAAATTACTTACTGCGCGGCGGGAAGCCAATCAATCCGTAGCAGAAGGCAAACTTAGCCCTGAACAGGCAGCAGAAATATACAAAACAGAACTGCAAGCCCTTAGTCAGCTGAACTCACTAAGAAATGTCGACAAGACCTATGAAGACATACGCCTTAGCCTTCTTAAACAAAAAGATATGATGCTTAATCTCGGCAGCAAAATTATTAACAACCTTCAGACCATTCCTTTATTAGAGACATACATTAAAGCGATCCACCTAGGCTCTGATAACTTCACTTTAACCAAGAACGGCTTAGTTGTGGAATTAGGGGACGACGCAGAGAAAAGAGAACAGTATAAAAATGAAATTATCGCTTTTATCGACCAAAAAATTAGTGGCTTTCTGAAAAAAGCAGAGGAATTAGAAAAATTACCTGAGGAACCGGAAACTCAGAAAAACCTGCATGCACTTAAAGCCGACCAAGATAACTTACTCAAAATTAAATATAGGGTGATTAGTGACTTTGCTGAACTTAACCGCATGGATATTCAACAAGTTCAACTGTACCAATCACTCTTTAATAAAAAGGCCCCCTGA
- a CDS encoding cbb3-type cytochrome oxidase assembly protein CcoS translates to MLWFLGTSLAMAGIGIIVYCYFHSKGQFDDNEDVKYILFRDEENERKG, encoded by the coding sequence ATGCTGTGGTTTTTAGGCACATCTTTAGCTATGGCGGGCATCGGAATCATTGTATATTGCTATTTTCACTCTAAAGGGCAGTTTGACGACAACGAAGATGTAAAATACATCCTATTTAGGGATGAAGAAAACGAAAGAAAAGGTTAG
- a CDS encoding cbb3-type cytochrome c oxidase subunit I, with the protein MTATTAPTNYSQYEDTPVKWMVYPAILFMILGMSVGVFMAFNSFVFPDYFSGEYIHFGRVRPVHVGNVLFLWLLSADIGLLYFLVPRLCGVPLWSPRLGVASAILWWVTLIPTIYSYPLGTNSGWEYAEFPDYLWIYPVKVGFVASWMMAVVNLSMTIVTRRFPKLYVSLWYAMGTMLWTTITVILGFWAIWMVPGGMSRVNLNFFYVHNLVGLIFTPMGLAQAYYFLPKFANTPIYSHKLSMIGFWTIAFTYAWVGSHHILHGPMSQWLQTTAIVFSIWLFIPVWTAVTNLFATLKGEWHKYNESAPIRFILMGVIFYLLTSVQGSFQALRNVSELTSKNDWIIGHSHISLYATFTFFAIAGIYWVIPSMSRKPLWSNRLANWHFNLNMLGTFPFLLPLWIGGFIRGMLWATWADGTSYAEYHANLANLTFIDTVAEMHMWWVLRAIGGVIILSGNILFVINMFNTILLPARQEEPALTAKEAVA; encoded by the coding sequence ATGACCGCAACTACGGCTCCTACAAACTACTCGCAATACGAGGATACGCCTGTTAAATGGATGGTCTATCCTGCAATCCTCTTCATGATCCTAGGAATGTCCGTGGGCGTTTTCATGGCATTCAACTCTTTTGTTTTTCCTGACTACTTCTCCGGTGAATATATTCATTTTGGCCGCGTCCGCCCGGTACACGTAGGCAACGTATTATTTCTTTGGCTTTTGTCCGCAGATATCGGCCTGCTCTACTTCCTTGTTCCCCGCCTTTGTGGTGTGCCGCTATGGAGCCCACGTTTAGGAGTTGCCTCTGCCATATTATGGTGGGTGACGCTTATCCCTACAATCTACTCTTATCCTCTCGGAACTAACTCCGGATGGGAATATGCTGAATTTCCTGATTATCTTTGGATATATCCTGTGAAAGTAGGGTTTGTCGCTTCCTGGATGATGGCTGTAGTCAACCTAAGCATGACTATCGTGACAAGGCGCTTCCCCAAGCTCTACGTCTCCCTTTGGTATGCTATGGGAACTATGCTGTGGACGACGATTACAGTTATCCTTGGCTTCTGGGCTATCTGGATGGTTCCCGGCGGCATGTCGCGCGTCAACCTTAACTTCTTTTATGTCCACAACCTTGTAGGACTAATTTTTACACCTATGGGATTAGCTCAGGCTTATTATTTCCTACCCAAATTTGCCAATACACCTATTTACAGCCATAAGCTTTCCATGATTGGTTTTTGGACGATCGCCTTCACCTATGCATGGGTAGGCTCACACCACATCCTCCATGGTCCCATGTCCCAATGGCTTCAGACGACTGCTATCGTCTTCTCCATCTGGCTATTTATCCCCGTCTGGACAGCGGTAACTAACCTATTCGCTACTCTTAAGGGAGAGTGGCATAAATACAATGAAAGCGCACCCATTCGCTTTATCCTTATGGGTGTTATTTTCTATCTTTTGACCAGTGTACAAGGGTCATTCCAAGCACTCAGAAATGTTAGCGAGCTGACTTCTAAAAACGACTGGATCATCGGTCACTCTCACATCTCCCTCTATGCGACTTTTACGTTTTTTGCTATTGCCGGTATATACTGGGTTATTCCTTCAATGTCTCGTAAACCCCTATGGTCTAATCGATTGGCAAACTGGCACTTCAACCTGAATATGCTGGGCACCTTCCCCTTTTTACTTCCTCTTTGGATAGGGGGATTCATTAGAGGCATGTTATGGGCTACTTGGGCGGACGGCACCTCCTATGCAGAATACCACGCAAACCTTGCCAACTTGACGTTCATTGATACTGTAGCAGAGATGCATATGTGGTGGGTCTTAAGAGCTATAGGCGGTGTCATTATCCTGAGCGGTAACATCCTCTTTGTTATCAACATGTTCAACACCATCCTCCTCCCCGCTAGACAAGAAGAACCTGCACTTACAGCTAAAGAGGCCGTCGCATGA